In Acinetobacter wanghuae, the sequence GTGCGGATATGTTCTTAGGTCTGTCTGCTGCAGGTATCTTGACCCAAGATATGGTGAAGCAAATGGCAAAAGATCCAATTATCTTTGCCCTAGCCAACCCAGATCCAGAAATTCTACCTGAACACGCACATGAAGCGCGTTCTGATATCATTATGGCAACAGGTCGCTCGGATTATCCAAACCAAGTGAACAACGCGCTCTGTTTCCCGTACATCTTCCGTGGCGCGCTTGATGTTGGCGCAACAACGATTAACGAAGAAATGAAAATCGCGTGTGTACATGCGATTGCACGTATGGCACATGTTGAAGCAGATGCATCTACTTATGGCGAAAAATCAGCTTCATTTGGTCGTGAATACCTGATTCCAGGTCCACTCGATCAACGTTTGATTCTTGAAATCGCACCTGCTGTTGCACAAGCAGCGATGGATTCTGGTGTTGCAACACGCCCAATCAAAGATTTCTCACACTATCGTCAACGTTTGTCTGAGTTTGTCTATAACTCTGCATTCATGATGAAACCAATCTTTGAGCAAGCGAAATCAAATCCTAAGCGCATTGCTTATGCGGAAGGTGAAGATTTACGCGTACTTCGTGGCGTGCAAATCGCGGTGGATGAAGGCTTAGCACAACCCATCCTTGTTGGTCGTCCTGCGATCATTGAAGCGAATATCAAGAAATTAGGTTTACGTCTTGAAGATGGTGTCAATGTCACTATTGTCGATCAAGAAAAAAATCCAAATTACGAATTATTCGCAGATGATTACTACAGCATCATGCAACGTAAAGGGGTTACACCTGAGTATGCACAACGTGAAACACGTCGTCGTTCAACGTTAATTGCTGCCATGTTAGTGAAACATGGTTTGGCTGACGGTATGCTATGTGGTACTTATTCAAGCTACGATATTCATTTAGATTTCGTACGTAATATTATTGGCTTGAAAGAAGGTCGTAATAACTTCTTCACACTTAATGCATTAATGCTTGAAGATCGTAACTTATTCATTGCAGATACGTATATCAACCGCAACCCAACCGCTGAACAGCTTGCTGAAATGACCATTTTGGCTGCTGAAGAAGTGCGTCGTTTTGGTATGACACCACGTATTGCTCTTCTTTCTCATTCAAGCTTCGGTTCTGATCAAGATGATGCTAGCGCGAAGAAAATGCGCCAAGTGTATGACATCTTGTCTGAAATTGCGCCTGAACTTGAAGTTGAAGGTGAAATGCACGGTGATGCAGCATTGGATGAAAATATTCGCCAATTTGCATTCCCGAACTCACGCTTTAAAGGTGCGGCAAACTTATTAATTATGCCAAATCTGGATGCAGCGAATATTTCATTCAACTTGTTAAAAGCAACGTCGGGTAATAATGTAACGATTGGTCCAATCTTACTTGGTGCTGCAAAACCTGTACATATTCTCACCCCGACAGCAACAACACGTCGTGTCGTAAATATGACAGCGTTAACAGTCGCTGAAATTCAGCAAGCTGAGCAAGACGCACTTTAAGAAAACGACGCGAAAGCCACGTTTCTTGACTTGAGAAAACCTCTATTCTGTAGCATGATGCTTCTAAGAATAGAGGTTTTTTCATGCAAGTTTATTTAGTAGGCGGTGCAGTTCGGGATCACTTGCTCGGACACCCCTATCACGAAAAAGATTATGTCGTTGTCGGTGCAACACCCGACCAATTACTTTCCGCGGGTTATCAACCTGTTGGGAAAGATTTTCCTGTGTTTTTACATCCCGAAACAAAAGAAGAATATGCACTTGCACGCACGGAACGTAAATCTGGCACGGGCTATCATGGCTTTGCCTTTTATACAGACGTCAGTGTCACCCTAGAAGAAGATCTTATTCGTCGTGATTTAACCATTAATGCCATGGCGATGGATGATGATGGAAATATCTACGATCCCTACGGCGGTCAAGCCGATTTAAAGCAACGTTTATTACGTCACGTTTCCGAGGCCTTTGTCGAAGATCCATTACGTGTACTGCGTATTGCGCGTTTTGCTGCACGTTATCATCGTTTAGATTTTAAAGTTGCGCCTGAAACCCTAAGCTTAATGCAAACATTGTCTGAATCTGGTGAATTGAATGCGCTGACACCTGAACGTGTCTGGAAAGAAACCTCCCGCGCACTGATGGAACGTGATGCAGATGTCTACTTTGAAGTATTACGTTCTTGCGGTGCTTTAAAGGTTTTATTCCCTGAAATCGATGCGCTATTTGGAATTCCACAGCGCCCTGAATATCATCCAGAAATTGACTGTGGTATTCACACCCTAATGTCCTTACAGCAGGCATGTCGTCAAAATTACAGCTTAGATGTGCGTTTTGCCGTATTAGTACACGACTTAGGTAAAGCCCTAACACCACAGGATGAATGGCCACGTCATATCATGCATGAAGAACGTGGCGTCAAACCCGTCACTGAAGTATGTGATCGTTTGAAAGTGCCAACAAATACCAAGCAACTCGCTATTGCGGTATGTAAAGAACATTTAAAATGTCATCAAGCATTGAATTTAAAGCCCGGCACACTATGGCGTCTCTTACAACGTTTAGATGTATTACGTCGTCCTGAACGAGTAGAAGCCTTTATTCAAGCCTGTGAATGTGACTCTCGTGGTCGTTTAGGTTTAGAAAATCGGGATTATGCTCAAGCACAATATGTTCGTGAAGCCATGGAATTGGTGCGTAATATTAAAGCACAAGACCTACCACCCGAGGTCAAAGGTGCGGACATTGGTGAAATGCTGATTGAACGTCGGATTCATGCTTTGGCAGAACTCAAAGAACAGCATAGTGCAGTTATCTAAAACAGCGCCTCAGGGCGCTTTTTTATGACAAATGAATATCGCTAAAATTCTGTTATCGATATGATTTTATTTGCATAAAGACATGTGAAAGTTGCTTTATGCTTGTATCATTTCCTCTAAATATTCCCTGTTATGCGCTTTCACATCCGCCCTTTGCTTCTTGATCAAGATTTGCATGATATTCATCAATTGACCACGCAATTGGGCTATCCGACTACTTTAGATAATATTCAAAAACGATGGCAATTGCTCCATCAACGTGCAGGCTATGAAACTTTAGTCATTACAGATGGAACGCGTGTACTTGGTTATGCTGGTTTGATTGAGCAATACACATGGGAATTTGATGATGGCTATTTCAGGATTCAAGCCTTTGTTATAGATGAAGCTTATCGTGGGCAAGGCTTGGGCAAACAACTCATTCAAGCGATTCAAGAGTTAGCGAAACAGCGTGGCTTAAAAAGATTATTAGTCAACAGTGGAAATAGACCTGAGCGTTACCCTGCACACGCTTTTTATAAAAATTTAGGATTTGAAGAATACAGTCTGGGCTTCACCAAGTATCTGAATGATCAGCCTGAATAGCACCAAGCTGATCATTTCTGTTTTTTCCAATTAAGAAATATCTGCGGGGAACGTAATCACTTTCTCAAGCTTCATTTGATTGGTCGCAATCATTAATAAACGATCAATCCCAAGTGCAATGCCTGAACATTCGCTCATATGTGGTAATGCCGCTAGCAGATATTCATCAATTGGCATCACATGTAAGCCTTGTTTTTCACGTTCTACGTTATCGGCTTCAAAACGTGAACGGAGTACATCCGCATCAATCAACTCATCATAGGCATTGGCAAGTTCTAAGCCTTCAATATACAGCTCGAATCGCGCAGCAACCAGTTCCCCATCTTCATCCAGCTTGGTTTTAGCAAGAGAAGCCATTTCTGGTGGAAAGTCCGTTAAAAAGACCGCTGTATCAAACCCTAGGCTCGGTTCGACCATATGTGAGAACAATAAGTCGATATACGCTAAGCGATCATCCCCTAAATCAAGATTTAAACCCACACGGCGACAACAATCTTTTAGTTCTTTTAATGTCGCTTGCAGCGGATTCAATTCTAAACGATCCATAAACGCATGTTTATAACTCAAAATCGTTGGACGAACCTCGCCAAAACGGGCTTTTAAGGTGACATTCAATAAATCACTCACCTCAAACATCAGGTCTTTTAAGCTAAAGTCTGGGCGATACCATTCCAACATGGTGAATTCACTGTTGTGTTTACGCCCATGCTCGTCGTCACGGAAGACTTTACAGATTTGGTATATTGGACCACTGCCACTCGCTAAAAGTCGCTTCATGGCGAATTCAGGCGAAGTTTGCAAGTAATGCGTACTCAGCTTCCCTAACACATGTCGCTGTGCTTGTACTGACGCTAAATGTACATCTGTCACCCCTGCTTGTGACAAAATTGGCGTTTCCACTTCTAACACATCACGTTCAGCAAAAAATTGACGTAGTTGTGCATACATGTTGGCACGGGCTTTGATGGCATTTAAATCACAGGTTGGTTGATATGAAATGCTCACGCTTTTGGACCTCCATGGGCTGCCCACTCACGGCGCAGTGGATAAGTTTTACGTAAATAATCAAAGGCTTTTTGCTCAACGATGCCATCTTTTACGCAAGCACGTAAATTCGCATCATCACACTGAATGTCATAAATTTCCGTTAAATGCTGTTTTAAAATCGTTTTAAGGTCAGCTTGATCAAAATACTGTGCACATATCGGCAGTTGCGTTTCGAATTTTTTATGCGCAATGAAGCCAAATTTTTGGCAAAAGGCATCATAAATCATTTGTGTACCGCGTGCTTTACCTTCCAAGCTATAACCGGCAATGTGCGGTGTCACCAAAGTGATGAGATCCAATACATTTTCTTGAATCACGGGTTCGTGCTCAAAGACATCGAGCACCACTTGCCTTTGTGTCTTTTGAATATCTTGAATCAGTGCTTGTTCTTCAACCACAGCACCGCGTGCAGAATTAATCAAGATCGCTTGAGGCTGCATTTGACTTAAACTATCAGCATTAAATAAATGATAGGTCGGATGTTCGCCATCTTTTGTAAGGGGCACATGAATGCTGATCGCATCTGCTTGTTTGAGCAGTTCTGTAAATTCGACCTGTTCAATGGGGTCACGCTGTACAAATGGATCGTAACCAATCACATTCCAACCCAAAAGTTTCGCCATAAAAGCCAAACGCGAACCGACATTACCTAAACCGACAATACCTAAAGTAAAAGTATCATTGGCATCAAGGAGTTGAGGACGTACATATAAAAGTGCAGTAATCACATATTCTGCAACCGCTTGTGCGTTACAGCCTGCGGCATTACTCCAAGTAACCCCCTGTTGCTCTAAAACAGGAATATCTAAATGATCTGTGCCAATGGTTGCACTACCGACAAATTTAATCTGACTATGCGCAATCAGGTTTTGATTGACTTGGGTCACTGAACGCACCAATAAAGCATCCGCATCATTTACATCAACCGCGGTTAAGGTACGCCCTGCACGCGCATTAATATCGCCAAACTCAGCAAAGAAATAATCGGTAAATGCCAGATTTTCATCTGCGATAATTTTCATAATGATATCCAAAAGACACTTAGACTTATGATAACGCGTTGTAGCGTTGGGCTCTATCTTTGTATGTGGTCATCATCATGTCATGCGTTATCAGACGAAATTAAAACATAGAGCTATAAAAAAACCCCAATCTTGCGATTGGGGTTTTAGAATTTGGCGGAAGCGGTGAGATTCGAACTCACGGAGGGGGTAAACCCTCGTCGGTTTTCAAGACCGGTGCATTAAACCGCTCTGCCACGCTTCCATGGGCGTCATCATATAAATATTTATGAATATTGGCAATGGTAAATCTTAAAAGTTGTAAAAAATTCAGTTTAATCAGCCAAAAAGTATTCAAAAATGCATACTTTGCTTGAGATCAAGCTTAAAAAACATATAAGACAATAAAAAATATCGGGGGCTAATTTCGTTATTTCATTTATTCACGTAAATTTTATAGATATAAAAAAACCCCAATCTTGCGATTGGGGTTTTAGAATTTGGCGGAAGCGGTGAGATTCGAACTCACGGAGGGGGTAAACCCTCGTCGGTTTTCAAGACCGGTGCATTAAACCGCTCTGCCACGCTTCCATGGGCGCCATCATATAAATATTTCAGCCAATTGGCAAATTATTTTATACATTTAGCACATCAATCGAACAAAATAGAATCAATGATTTGAATCTACAGGGTTTTCTGAGGGATCATAGCGAATGGCATTGATGTACCAGATTTTCTTACCTGACGGTGTCATGACTTCAGCTTCATCATCTACTTGTTTGCCGAGCAAGGCACGAGACATCGGTGAATCGATTGAAATATGCTGTGGGTGATGATCATAAATTTCATCGACACCGACAATACGAATGGTTTTGCTCTCACCTTCATCATTTTCAATATCCACCCAAGCACCAAAATAAACTTTGCCCGCTTGTTCAGGCGAAAAATCAATAATCCGTAACTCTTCGAGGCGCTTGCCTAAGTAACGTACCCGACGGTCAATTTTACGCAAAATTTGTTTGTTATATTGGTAATCGGCGTTTTCCGACCGATCGCCGAGACTCGCAGCCCAATTTACTTTGCGGGTAATTTCAGGGCGTTCTTCGTGCCACAGATTCTTAAGTTCTGCCACCAATTTATCGTGACCACCACGGGTAATGAGATTAGATTTCATCGTTTTTTTGTACCATTTTTTTGCCCATTTTGCATGCGTCTTGTCGTATTTTAATGGCTAAAAATACGATTGCAAAACAACATTATTTTTTTTATCAATAAATTTAACCACTTAGATTACATTTTTTAAATAATTGATGTACAAAATTTGACAATCTTTTTTTTGATCATTAATATGCGCTCATGTTTTATTTCTGATTATTTTTTAATCTATGTAGTTTTTCTACATTTTTTCCTATTCATCCCAAGTCATTTTGAATGACGTCATGACTGCCCAACCCTTATTGAATTTATCAAACTGATTAAAAGTTTCAGGGATTTTCACCTGTGCTTTTTAGGGCATAAATTACTTGTAGCGGAGACAACATGCACAGTAGTTCAACTTCTGGGTCGAGGCTTTGCCTTCACTCTTTTTCTTCTCTCTCGATTAAAGCGCTTGCCTTAAGCACCGCAATTATTCCGTTTCATAGTATTAATGCCAGTAAAACCACCCATCAGTTTGATCATGTGGTGAACAGTAATAAACTCGTCGTCGTTGCGGTGAAAAATCCCACCACGATTTTTCAAAATGGCAATCAAATGCATGGTTTTGGTTATGACCTTGTACGCACTTATGCACATAGTTTAAATGTTCAACTTGATTTTCAGGTGGTTAACGATAATGCCACGGCTTTAAAATGGGTCAAACAAGGCAAAGCCAATTTGGCGATGACCACCGCTGACTATAAGGTGATCGAGTCTAAACATTTAATGATGTTTTCAGCAACCTGCGGTGATGATGCATCGATGCAAGCCAATGGCTTAAATGCAAATTTGAATTGGGTATTTAAATCTGCTGAAGATCCTTTAAGCCAAACAGCAAGTGATTTTATTTGTCGTAGTAAACAAAATGGCGCCACTAAACAATTGGCATCATTTTATAATCGCAATGTGGTGAAGCCTGAATCATGGGATACCATTCAACGCGATCTCAATAAACGTTTACCGATTTATCAAGCCAGCTTTAAGAAAACCGCAAAACAGTATGATTTAGACTGGCATTTATTGGCTGCAATTGGTTATCAAGAATCATATTTGAAACCTAATTCTGTTTCACCGACTGGTGTACGTGGCATTATGATGTTGACCAATAGCACTGCCAAAGCGATGGGTGTCAGCAATCGCGTGGATGCCACACAAAGCATTCAAGGCGGTGCCAAGTACTATGATCAAATGCTCAGTCGTTATGCCCACATTCCACTCCCCGATCGGAATTGGTATGCATTGATTGCCTATAACATGGGTCCTGGTGCAGTCGATCAGATTCAAAAGCGTGTTCGTGCCCAAGGCAAAAATGCGAATCAGTGGGTCAACGTCTATGCTTATTTAGCGCGGAATAAAGCGTCAAATGCACGTTTCGGTCAAGCCTTGCAATATGTAACCCGTATCCGTTCGTATTTGGAACATATTAAATCTACACCGCAATGGGTCAGTGTTTAATCACAGATTTCCATAAGGCATAAAAAAAAGCTTAGCGATAATCGCTAAGCTTTTTTTATTTTTAAGATAAATTAAGCAGTTTGCTCAAGTACTTTCTTAAACAAATCTTTTTGTTCTTGGCTTGGTTTAGCCGTTTGCAATGCCATCAATTGAGACATGTCGCCTTGAACTTTGATTTTGCCTGTCATAAATGCTTGCATTGCCGCAGCCATATCAAACTCAAGGAATACTTTACGTAATGTTTCAGCATCCATGTTCAATGTGGTTTTTGCATTTGAAGACAAACCTTTTTTGATTGCACCACCATCCAATGCTAACTCGGTATTCCCTGCAGCATCAGCAACCACTAAGTTAATTGCAAGATTTGCAAGCGCTGGTGGCAAGTTTAAATCACCTGCTTGTGCAGTAAGTGTTTCGACAGTTGAAAACCAATCATCAGTTAAAAAAGCAGGCATAATCTTTCCTCAATTATATGTTCATTTGTGTCGTCAATCCTGACCACATCATGGTGAAGCTATTTTGCTTAACGGTTGTTATAGCATGATCATTTAAAGAATGGCTAACGAATTTTGTACGCAGCGTTCAATTTTTGAAGGATCGGACACTTTCGAGCAGAACATAAAAAAACAGACATAAGATTAACCTATGTCTGTTCTGGGTTGATCCAGATTTGAAAGCCAATTAATCAGCTACAAAACCAAGATTGACCATATTGATACGTTTGCTTTCACTTTCACCTTCAACTGCTTCTTCCGTTGAGCATGAACCTTTAAAGTCAAACTCACGTTGTGAATCTAAGGCTTCAAAGTCGAACAACTCACGGTCAGCCAATTGCGATGGTGACACGTTTTGCAGTGCACCAAAAATGCTGTGTAAGCGTTTCGGAAACTCTTTATCCCAACCACGTAACATGTCATTAAGCATGGCACGTTGTAGGTTTTCTTGAGAACCACACAAATTACACGGAATAATTGGGAACTGACGCATCTCGGCATATTTGATGATGTCTTTTTCTTCCACATAAGCCAATGGACGAATCAAGATATTCTTTTTATCCGACGACAACAGTTTTGGTGGCATCGCTTTTAAGCTACCGCCATGGAACAAGTTCAAGAAGAACGTTGCCAAAATATCATCACGGTGATGACCTAAAGCCACTTTGGTTGCACCAATTTCTTGCGCGAAACCATACAATGAACCACGACGTAAGCGTGAGCACACTGCACAATACGTTTTACCTTCAGGCGTCAACTTCTTGGTAATGCTGTAGGTATCTTTTTCAAGAATATAATACGGAATGTTATTTTCTTCTAAATAACGTGGTAATACATCTTCAGGGAAGCCCGGCTGCTTTTGATCCAGATTAACCGCGACCACGTCAAATTTGACCGGTGAGATACGCTTAAACTGCAACATAATATCAAGCAAGGTATAACTGTCTTTACCACCAGAAATACAGACCATGACTTTGTCGCCTTCTTCGATCATTTTAAAATCACGAATAGCGTGCCCCACTTGGCGGCGAAGCTTTTTCAACAAACGATAATACGCAGAGCTTGTTGGTAATTCCGGTTTGAAATTAAATCCTTGTTCGGATTCAACTGGCGAGAACATAGACGAGAATAACCCATAGATAAAAATTCTAGGCAATTTTATCCGATTCAGGTTCTCACCGCACCAAAAGATTTTATTTTCATAAAAACCCAATTCAAGCATGAGAAAAACATGAAAAATGTTCAATCTTAGCCAGCACTAAAAGTTCAATTTTTAGCCAAGATGCTTATCTTTTGGACTTTTCCACAGTTTTCCACAAAAGCTGTGGATAACTTTGTGGATTGACGCGCACTTGACAAGCCTATTGCCCTCCACTTGAAGGCTTGAGTTTAAATTGATCATTTTTTGATCAATTTATTAGTTATTTAAAATCAAACACTTAAACCTGTCAAGGACTCTGAATTAAAAAAAAATAAATAAATTTTTTGGTCAGTTCCTCAGCAAAAAGGACTTGCATTTACAAACATGTTTATAAATCCAACGACGAAGCCTGTTCATTCAGTAAAATTTTGTTAAACTCGTAAACCAAGGCTTTTGATTCATTATTTTTAAACTATAAACAATGAAAATAAAATTACGTGTTATGGGGTCACATCTGTTGGGCAGTTTACTAATGCTAAATTGCTTCACCGTGGTGTATGCAGGTCAAACCATCTATCAACTTAAGGATAGTAATGGCACAACACTGCTGACCAATAAAAAAAGCCGTTATAACCACATGCAAGTGGAAAAGAAAACCTATTATCCTGACAGTAATATTCATAGTTACAGCAATTGGGGTTCAAGCGAATCTGCAGTGCTGCCGAGTTACAGTAAAAACAAAAATGCCTTTGACAATATTATTCGCCAAGCGTCACAAAAATACGGCGTTTCCGAAGGTTTAATTAAAGCCGTGATGCATACGGAATCTGGTTTTAACGTCAATGCACGCTCACCCGTCGGCGCACAAGGACTGATGCAGCTCATGCCAGCTACGGCGCGTCGCTTTAATGTTACGAATCCTTATGATCCCTACCAAAATATTATGGCAGGCACCAAATATTTAGCTTGGTTAATGAAACGTTTTAATGGCAATGTGCGCTTTGCACTCGCAGGCTATAATGCGGGTGAAGGCAATGTCGCCAAATATGGCGATGTACCACCATTTCGTGAAACACAAGATTATGTGCGCCGTGTGAATAGTCGTTACCAAAACTTATATGCACAAGGTCTAGGCTCAATCTCAAGTTCCAATCAAAATTCGGCACGCGTCATCGCCAGTTCAGACATGGATCAGCAGACAGCAGCTCATCACAATACCACTGCGGCTCAAGTACCTAAACATCAAAGACAGATTATTCTGACCGCAGATGGTCGCTATACCGATGCACCGATGGGCTCGTATGCCACAGCAAATGCCAGCGCATCTGCT encodes:
- a CDS encoding SCP2 sterol-binding domain-containing protein yields the protein MPAFLTDDWFSTVETLTAQAGDLNLPPALANLAINLVVADAAGNTELALDGGAIKKGLSSNAKTTLNMDAETLRKVFLEFDMAAAMQAFMTGKIKVQGDMSQLMALQTAKPSQEQKDLFKKVLEQTA
- the greB gene encoding transcription elongation factor GreB encodes the protein MKSNLITRGGHDKLVAELKNLWHEERPEITRKVNWAASLGDRSENADYQYNKQILRKIDRRVRYLGKRLEELRIIDFSPEQAGKVYFGAWVDIENDEGESKTIRIVGVDEIYDHHPQHISIDSPMSRALLGKQVDDEAEVMTPSGKKIWYINAIRYDPSENPVDSNH
- a CDS encoding NADP-dependent malic enzyme, translated to MDEQSLKQQALYYHEFPTPGKISVTPSKQLVNQRDLALAYSPGVAAPCLEIERDPSTAALYTARGNLVAVITNGTAVLGLGNIGPLASKPVMEGKGVLFKKFAGVDVFDIEIDENDPDKIVDIVASLEPTFGGINLEDIKAPECFYIEQKLRERMNIPVFHDDQHGTSIIVGSALLNALQLNGKKIDEIKIVASGAGAAALSCLNLLCALGAKKENITVADSRGLLTTKREGLDESKKAYVQDIEGTQLSDVMSGADMFLGLSAAGILTQDMVKQMAKDPIIFALANPDPEILPEHAHEARSDIIMATGRSDYPNQVNNALCFPYIFRGALDVGATTINEEMKIACVHAIARMAHVEADASTYGEKSASFGREYLIPGPLDQRLILEIAPAVAQAAMDSGVATRPIKDFSHYRQRLSEFVYNSAFMMKPIFEQAKSNPKRIAYAEGEDLRVLRGVQIAVDEGLAQPILVGRPAIIEANIKKLGLRLEDGVNVTIVDQEKNPNYELFADDYYSIMQRKGVTPEYAQRETRRRSTLIAAMLVKHGLADGMLCGTYSSYDIHLDFVRNIIGLKEGRNNFFTLNALMLEDRNLFIADTYINRNPTAEQLAEMTILAAEEVRRFGMTPRIALLSHSSFGSDQDDASAKKMRQVYDILSEIAPELEVEGEMHGDAALDENIRQFAFPNSRFKGAANLLIMPNLDAANISFNLLKATSGNNVTIGPILLGAAKPVHILTPTATTRRVVNMTALTVAEIQQAEQDAL
- a CDS encoding multifunctional CCA addition/repair protein encodes the protein MQVYLVGGAVRDHLLGHPYHEKDYVVVGATPDQLLSAGYQPVGKDFPVFLHPETKEEYALARTERKSGTGYHGFAFYTDVSVTLEEDLIRRDLTINAMAMDDDGNIYDPYGGQADLKQRLLRHVSEAFVEDPLRVLRIARFAARYHRLDFKVAPETLSLMQTLSESGELNALTPERVWKETSRALMERDADVYFEVLRSCGALKVLFPEIDALFGIPQRPEYHPEIDCGIHTLMSLQQACRQNYSLDVRFAVLVHDLGKALTPQDEWPRHIMHEERGVKPVTEVCDRLKVPTNTKQLAIAVCKEHLKCHQALNLKPGTLWRLLQRLDVLRRPERVEAFIQACECDSRGRLGLENRDYAQAQYVREAMELVRNIKAQDLPPEVKGADIGEMLIERRIHALAELKEQHSAVI
- a CDS encoding GNAT family N-acetyltransferase; translated protein: MRFHIRPLLLDQDLHDIHQLTTQLGYPTTLDNIQKRWQLLHQRAGYETLVITDGTRVLGYAGLIEQYTWEFDDGYFRIQAFVIDEAYRGQGLGKQLIQAIQELAKQRGLKRLLVNSGNRPERYPAHAFYKNLGFEEYSLGFTKYLNDQPE
- a CDS encoding lytic transglycosylase domain-containing protein, producing the protein MKIKLRVMGSHLLGSLLMLNCFTVVYAGQTIYQLKDSNGTTLLTNKKSRYNHMQVEKKTYYPDSNIHSYSNWGSSESAVLPSYSKNKNAFDNIIRQASQKYGVSEGLIKAVMHTESGFNVNARSPVGAQGLMQLMPATARRFNVTNPYDPYQNIMAGTKYLAWLMKRFNGNVRFALAGYNAGEGNVAKYGDVPPFRETQDYVRRVNSRYQNLYAQGLGSISSSNQNSARVIASSDMDQQTAAHHNTTAAQVPKHQRQIILTADGRYTDAPMGSYATANASASAKLYISE
- a CDS encoding 4-phosphoerythronate dehydrogenase, translated to MKIIADENLAFTDYFFAEFGDINARAGRTLTAVDVNDADALLVRSVTQVNQNLIAHSQIKFVGSATIGTDHLDIPVLEQQGVTWSNAAGCNAQAVAEYVITALLYVRPQLLDANDTFTLGIVGLGNVGSRLAFMAKLLGWNVIGYDPFVQRDPIEQVEFTELLKQADAISIHVPLTKDGEHPTYHLFNADSLSQMQPQAILINSARGAVVEEQALIQDIQKTQRQVVLDVFEHEPVIQENVLDLITLVTPHIAGYSLEGKARGTQMIYDAFCQKFGFIAHKKFETQLPICAQYFDQADLKTILKQHLTEIYDIQCDDANLRACVKDGIVEQKAFDYLRKTYPLRREWAAHGGPKA
- the epmA gene encoding EF-P lysine aminoacylase EpmA; this encodes MSISYQPTCDLNAIKARANMYAQLRQFFAERDVLEVETPILSQAGVTDVHLASVQAQRHVLGKLSTHYLQTSPEFAMKRLLASGSGPIYQICKVFRDDEHGRKHNSEFTMLEWYRPDFSLKDLMFEVSDLLNVTLKARFGEVRPTILSYKHAFMDRLELNPLQATLKELKDCCRRVGLNLDLGDDRLAYIDLLFSHMVEPSLGFDTAVFLTDFPPEMASLAKTKLDEDGELVAARFELYIEGLELANAYDELIDADVLRSRFEADNVEREKQGLHVMPIDEYLLAALPHMSECSGIALGIDRLLMIATNQMKLEKVITFPADIS
- a CDS encoding transglycosylase SLT domain-containing protein; amino-acid sequence: MHSSSTSGSRLCLHSFSSLSIKALALSTAIIPFHSINASKTTHQFDHVVNSNKLVVVAVKNPTTIFQNGNQMHGFGYDLVRTYAHSLNVQLDFQVVNDNATALKWVKQGKANLAMTTADYKVIESKHLMMFSATCGDDASMQANGLNANLNWVFKSAEDPLSQTASDFICRSKQNGATKQLASFYNRNVVKPESWDTIQRDLNKRLPIYQASFKKTAKQYDLDWHLLAAIGYQESYLKPNSVSPTGVRGIMMLTNSTAKAMGVSNRVDATQSIQGGAKYYDQMLSRYAHIPLPDRNWYALIAYNMGPGAVDQIQKRVRAQGKNANQWVNVYAYLARNKASNARFGQALQYVTRIRSYLEHIKSTPQWVSV
- the ttcA gene encoding tRNA 2-thiocytidine(32) synthetase TtcA gives rise to the protein MFSPVESEQGFNFKPELPTSSAYYRLLKKLRRQVGHAIRDFKMIEEGDKVMVCISGGKDSYTLLDIMLQFKRISPVKFDVVAVNLDQKQPGFPEDVLPRYLEENNIPYYILEKDTYSITKKLTPEGKTYCAVCSRLRRGSLYGFAQEIGATKVALGHHRDDILATFFLNLFHGGSLKAMPPKLLSSDKKNILIRPLAYVEEKDIIKYAEMRQFPIIPCNLCGSQENLQRAMLNDMLRGWDKEFPKRLHSIFGALQNVSPSQLADRELFDFEALDSQREFDFKGSCSTEEAVEGESESKRINMVNLGFVAD